DNA sequence from the Planctomycetota bacterium genome:
CACCTTGAGAATACGGCAAGGGGTGAGACCGATGAGGTTGGGCCGGACCGGGGCCCGGGTGGCGAAGACGCCGGTCAAGGGATTGGCGGGGTCCCGGCGGGGATGGACCTTGAGGGTGGCCCGTTCTTCGGGGGTGTCGTTTTCATGGAACCAGTAGAGCACCCAGACATGGGAAAATCCGGCCAGGCCGTCCAGGGCCGGGGCGTACTGGGGCAGGATCTCCAGGAAAGTTTGTTTTCCCTGGTGTTTGACCGTGCCGATGGGATTGAGTTGCAAGGATTTGATAGTCTCTCTCCTGGGGGCTTTTTCTTGACTTTTAAGGGATTGCCCTTGAGTTGTTCCTGGTAGAGCAAGGCAAATCACAATTAACCAAGCTAACTTTCGAAGGGATCTGGGCCACATGATATTGTCACC
Encoded proteins:
- a CDS encoding SAM-dependent methyltransferase; this encodes MWPRSLRKLAWLIVICLALPGTTQGQSLKSQEKAPRRETIKSLQLNPIGTVKHQGKQTFLEILPQYAPALDGLAGFSHVWVLYWFHENDTPEERATLKVHPRRDPANPLTGVFATRAPVRPNLIGLTPCRILKV